The following are encoded together in the Bradyrhizobium sp. CCGUVB1N3 genome:
- a CDS encoding ABC transporter substrate-binding protein encodes MKTRSIASFLLGTALSLTAVGAACAQDKTVKIGALSDQSGLYADLGGPGSTLAAQMAVEDSGLAAKGWKIDIISGDHQNKPDIGTAIARQWFDVDKVDVIVDVPNSGVALAVNNVIKEKNGVYINSGAATSDLTNAQCSPNTVHWTYDTYMLAHTTGQALVKAGGDTWFFLTADYAFGAALERDTTAVVLANGGKVVGGVKHPLNTPDFSSFLLQAQSSKAKIIGLANAGGDTTNTIKQAAEFGITKGGQKLAALLLFLTDVKAIGLETAQGLNFTETFYWDMNDQTRAFSKRFSGKMKNGAPPTMVQAGVYAGLRHYFKALEALGGNPHDGVKVVEKMKSMPTEDDLFGKGEIQPNGRTIHNAYLFEVKKPSESKAPWDFYKLVGTVSGDQAFTPLSESKCALLKK; translated from the coding sequence ATGAAGACCAGGTCGATTGCGTCATTTCTGCTCGGCACCGCGCTGTCGCTCACCGCGGTGGGCGCGGCTTGCGCACAGGACAAGACCGTCAAGATTGGCGCGCTGTCCGATCAGTCCGGCCTCTACGCCGATCTCGGTGGCCCCGGCTCGACGCTGGCGGCGCAGATGGCGGTTGAAGATTCCGGCCTCGCTGCCAAGGGCTGGAAGATCGACATCATCTCCGGCGATCACCAGAACAAGCCCGACATCGGCACCGCGATCGCGCGGCAATGGTTCGACGTCGACAAGGTCGACGTCATCGTCGACGTGCCGAATTCCGGCGTGGCGCTTGCCGTCAACAACGTCATCAAGGAGAAGAACGGCGTCTACATCAATTCGGGCGCTGCGACCTCCGATCTCACCAACGCGCAGTGCTCGCCCAACACCGTGCACTGGACCTACGACACCTACATGCTCGCCCACACCACGGGCCAAGCGCTGGTGAAGGCGGGCGGCGACACCTGGTTCTTCCTGACTGCCGACTACGCCTTCGGCGCGGCGCTCGAGCGCGACACCACGGCGGTTGTGCTGGCCAATGGCGGCAAGGTCGTCGGCGGCGTCAAGCATCCGCTCAACACGCCGGACTTCTCCTCCTTCCTGCTCCAGGCGCAGTCGTCCAAGGCCAAGATCATCGGCCTTGCCAATGCCGGTGGCGACACCACCAATACGATCAAGCAGGCGGCCGAGTTCGGTATCACCAAGGGTGGCCAGAAGCTCGCGGCGCTGCTTCTGTTCCTCACCGACGTCAAGGCGATCGGGCTCGAGACAGCGCAGGGCCTCAACTTCACCGAGACCTTCTACTGGGACATGAACGACCAGACCCGCGCGTTCTCAAAACGCTTTTCCGGGAAAATGAAGAATGGCGCGCCGCCGACCATGGTGCAGGCGGGCGTCTATGCGGGCCTGCGTCACTACTTCAAGGCGCTGGAAGCGCTCGGCGGTAATCCGCATGATGGCGTCAAGGTCGTCGAGAAGATGAAGTCGATGCCGACCGAGGACGATCTGTTCGGCAAGGGCGAGATCCAGCCGAACGGCCGCACCATCCACAACGCCTATCTGTTCGAGGTGAAGAAGCCCTCCGAATCCAAGGCGCCGTGGGACTTCTACAAGCTGGTCGGCACGGTGTCGGGCGATCAGGCCTTCACGCCGCTGTCCGAGAGCAAGTGCGCGCTACTGAAGAAGTAA
- a CDS encoding branched-chain amino acid ABC transporter permease, producing MQALYAQLLVGLINGSFYALLSLGLAVIFGMLNIINFAHGALYMMGAFVAYFLLNNDYLSIGYWPALIIAPIVVGIFGMILERTMLQWLTGLDHLYGLLLTFGMALIIQGVFQNYFGSSGLPYAIPDQLKGGMNLGFMFLPVYRGWVVVFSLVVCLATWFLIEKTQLGAYLRAATENPTLVRAFGINVPRMITLTYGLGVGLAALAGVLSAPINQVRPLMGADLIIVVFAVVVIGGMGSIMGSIITGFALGVIEGLTKYFYPEASNTVVFVLMVLVLLVKPTGLTGRAA from the coding sequence ATGCAGGCTCTCTATGCACAGCTACTGGTGGGACTGATCAACGGCTCGTTCTACGCGCTGCTCAGTCTCGGGCTTGCCGTGATCTTCGGCATGCTGAACATCATCAATTTCGCCCATGGCGCGCTCTACATGATGGGCGCGTTCGTCGCGTATTTCCTGCTCAACAACGACTACCTCAGCATCGGCTACTGGCCAGCGTTGATCATCGCGCCGATCGTGGTCGGCATCTTCGGCATGATCCTGGAGCGGACCATGCTGCAATGGCTGACCGGGCTCGATCATCTCTATGGCCTGCTGTTGACGTTCGGTATGGCCCTGATCATCCAGGGCGTGTTCCAGAACTATTTCGGCTCGTCCGGTCTGCCCTATGCCATTCCCGACCAGCTCAAGGGCGGCATGAATCTCGGCTTCATGTTCCTGCCCGTCTACCGCGGCTGGGTGGTCGTCTTCTCGCTGGTGGTGTGCCTTGCGACCTGGTTCCTGATCGAGAAGACCCAGCTCGGCGCCTATTTGCGCGCCGCGACCGAAAACCCGACGCTGGTGCGCGCCTTCGGCATCAACGTGCCGCGCATGATCACGCTGACATACGGCCTCGGCGTCGGCCTTGCCGCGCTGGCCGGCGTGCTCTCCGCGCCGATCAACCAGGTGCGGCCTCTGATGGGTGCCGACCTCATCATCGTGGTGTTCGCGGTGGTGGTGATCGGCGGCATGGGATCAATCATGGGCTCGATCATCACCGGCTTCGCGCTCGGCGTGATCGAAGGCCTGACCAAGTATTTTTACCCTGAGGCCTCCAACACCGTCGTGTTCGTGCTGATGGTGCTGGTGCTGCTCGTGAAGCCGACGGGACTGACGGGAAGGGCGGCCTGA
- a CDS encoding branched-chain amino acid ABC transporter permease: MTALTEQTLPVTSRAMRDEMIVFVFMALALAAVPFTGIYPFFVMQALCFALLACAFNLLIGYGGLLSFGHAMFLGTAGYCSAHALKVWALPPELGILAGVAAAFVLSIVTGYISIRRQGIYFSMITLALSQLLYFIYLQAPFTHGEDGIQGIPQGHLFGIFDLSKPTVLYYVVLVGFLAGFLLIYRIINSPFGEVLKSIRENEQRAISLGYRTDQYKLLAFILSGTLAGFAGSLKVFVAQNASLTDVHWSMSGEVVLMTLVGGLGTIFGPVVGAFVIIAMQQYLASYGQWVTVIQGAIFVICVLTFRRGVVGEIAHYFRRSL; encoded by the coding sequence ATGACAGCCTTGACAGAACAAACCCTTCCCGTGACATCGCGCGCGATGCGCGACGAGATGATCGTGTTCGTGTTCATGGCGCTGGCCCTGGCCGCCGTGCCGTTCACCGGAATCTACCCGTTCTTCGTGATGCAGGCGCTGTGCTTCGCGCTGCTCGCCTGCGCCTTCAACCTGCTGATCGGCTATGGCGGTCTCTTGTCGTTCGGCCACGCGATGTTCCTCGGCACCGCCGGCTATTGCAGCGCGCATGCGCTGAAGGTGTGGGCGCTGCCGCCGGAGCTCGGTATTCTCGCCGGCGTTGCAGCGGCCTTCGTACTCTCGATCGTGACCGGTTACATCTCGATCCGCCGCCAGGGCATCTACTTCTCGATGATCACGCTGGCGCTGTCGCAGCTCCTCTATTTCATCTACTTGCAGGCACCGTTTACGCATGGCGAAGACGGCATTCAGGGCATTCCGCAGGGCCATCTGTTCGGGATCTTCGATCTCTCCAAGCCGACGGTGCTCTACTACGTCGTGCTGGTCGGCTTCCTCGCCGGCTTCCTGCTGATCTACCGCATCATCAACTCGCCGTTCGGCGAGGTCTTGAAGTCGATCCGCGAGAACGAGCAGCGTGCGATCTCGCTCGGCTACCGCACCGATCAGTACAAGCTTTTGGCCTTCATCCTCTCGGGCACGCTGGCGGGCTTTGCGGGCTCGCTGAAGGTGTTCGTGGCGCAGAACGCCTCGCTCACGGACGTGCACTGGTCGATGTCGGGTGAGGTCGTGCTGATGACGCTGGTTGGTGGTCTCGGCACCATTTTCGGGCCCGTGGTCGGCGCCTTCGTGATCATCGCCATGCAGCAGTACCTGGCGAGCTACGGCCAGTGGGTGACGGTGATTCAGGGCGCGATCTTCGTGATCTGCGTGCTCACCTTCCGCCGCGGCGTCGTCGGCGAAATCGCGCATTACTTCCGGAGATCTCTGTAA
- a CDS encoding DUF47 domain-containing protein — MMRWFRAFLPKEERFFDLFDRHAQTVIQGSIALQGMLNGGEETPVYCQRVNQFENDADNITREVLTAVRRTFITPFDRGDIKNLITSMDDAIDQMQQTAKAVMLFEVRAFEPPMREIGGLLIECANLVGRALPLMQEIGKNVAMLTAITEELTKLEGRVDDLHDIGLKELFLKHREGSAMDFIVGVEIYDHLEKVADRFDDVANEINSIVIEQV, encoded by the coding sequence ATGATGCGTTGGTTTCGTGCCTTTCTCCCCAAGGAGGAACGGTTCTTCGATCTGTTCGACCGCCACGCCCAGACCGTGATCCAGGGCTCGATCGCGCTCCAGGGCATGCTGAACGGCGGCGAGGAGACGCCGGTCTATTGCCAGCGCGTCAACCAGTTCGAGAACGATGCCGACAACATCACGCGCGAGGTGCTGACCGCGGTGCGCCGCACGTTCATCACGCCGTTCGACCGCGGCGATATCAAGAACCTGATCACCTCGATGGATGATGCCATTGACCAGATGCAGCAGACCGCCAAGGCGGTGATGCTGTTCGAGGTCCGCGCCTTCGAGCCGCCGATGCGCGAGATCGGCGGGCTTCTGATCGAATGCGCCAACCTGGTGGGTCGTGCGCTGCCGCTGATGCAGGAGATCGGCAAGAACGTCGCCATGCTGACCGCGATCACGGAAGAGCTGACCAAGCTGGAGGGCCGGGTCGACGATCTCCATGACATCGGGCTGAAGGAGCTGTTCCTGAAGCACCGCGAGGGCAGCGCGATGGATTTCATCGTGGGCGTCGAGATCTACGACCATCTCGAGAAAGTCGCGGACCGCTTCGACGACGTCGCGAACGAGATCAACAGCATCGTCATCGAACAGGTCTAG
- a CDS encoding inorganic phosphate transporter, whose amino-acid sequence MDAVLGLPVLVGLIAVALLFDFLNGLHDAANSIATIVSTRVLRPQFAVFWAAFFNFIAFLVFGLHVAQTIGTGIIDPAVVDAQVIFAALVGAIVWNIVTWALGIPSSSSHALIGGLVGGGMAKAGLSAAVWGGLSKTVLAIVLSPLVGFLLAMMLVAIVSWASVRSTPFAVDRAFRILQFASASLYSLGHGGNDAQKTMGIIAVLLFSQGQLGGEFYVPFWVVLSCQAAMAMGTLMGGWRIVRTMGLRITKLTPMQGFCAETGGAATLFMATFLGVPVSTTHTITGAIVGVGAARRVSAVRWNVASSIVYAWVITIPASAIVAALSWWAVQFFR is encoded by the coding sequence GTGGATGCCGTGTTAGGTCTTCCCGTCCTGGTCGGACTGATTGCGGTCGCGCTGCTGTTCGACTTCCTGAACGGCCTGCACGACGCCGCCAATTCGATCGCCACCATCGTCTCGACCCGCGTGCTGCGGCCGCAATTCGCGGTGTTCTGGGCCGCATTCTTCAACTTCATCGCCTTCCTGGTATTTGGTCTGCACGTCGCCCAGACCATCGGCACCGGCATCATCGATCCCGCGGTCGTCGATGCGCAGGTGATTTTCGCGGCCCTCGTCGGCGCGATCGTCTGGAACATCGTCACCTGGGCGCTCGGCATTCCCTCCTCATCGTCGCACGCGTTGATCGGCGGGCTCGTCGGCGGCGGCATGGCTAAGGCGGGGCTCTCGGCGGCGGTCTGGGGCGGGCTGTCGAAGACCGTGCTGGCGATCGTGCTCTCGCCGCTGGTCGGCTTCCTGCTCGCGATGATGCTGGTTGCAATCGTCTCCTGGGCATCGGTGCGCTCGACGCCCTTTGCCGTCGATCGCGCCTTCCGCATCCTGCAATTCGCGTCAGCCTCGCTCTATTCGCTCGGCCATGGCGGCAACGACGCACAGAAGACCATGGGCATCATCGCCGTGCTGCTCTTTTCGCAGGGGCAACTCGGCGGGGAATTTTACGTACCGTTCTGGGTGGTGCTGTCGTGCCAGGCGGCGATGGCGATGGGCACCTTGATGGGCGGCTGGCGGATCGTCCGCACCATGGGCCTGCGCATCACCAAGCTGACGCCGATGCAGGGGTTTTGTGCCGAGACCGGCGGTGCCGCGACCCTGTTCATGGCGACCTTCCTCGGCGTTCCCGTCTCGACCACCCACACTATCACCGGCGCGATCGTCGGTGTCGGCGCCGCTCGCCGCGTTTCGGCGGTGCGCTGGAACGTGGCGAGCTCGATCGTCTACGCCTGGGTGATCACGATACCGGCGTCCGCGATCGTCGCGGCGCTCTCCTGGTGGGCGGTGCAATTTTTCAGGTAA
- the sugE gene encoding quaternary ammonium compound efflux SMR transporter SugE produces the protein MAWTILFVAGLLEVGWAIGLKYTEGFSRLVPSVLTLAAMAGSVILLGLALKWLPIGTAYAVWTGIGAVGTAALGIILFGEPATALRLASIGLIIGGIVGLKLVT, from the coding sequence ATGGCTTGGACTATCCTGTTCGTCGCCGGTCTTTTGGAGGTCGGCTGGGCGATCGGCCTCAAATACACTGAGGGTTTCTCGCGGCTCGTTCCATCCGTGCTCACGCTCGCCGCCATGGCCGGCAGCGTCATCCTGCTCGGATTGGCGTTGAAGTGGCTGCCGATTGGAACCGCTTATGCGGTCTGGACCGGGATCGGCGCGGTCGGCACCGCAGCCCTGGGGATCATCCTGTTCGGCGAGCCGGCCACGGCACTGCGCCTCGCCAGCATCGGGCTGATCATCGGCGGTATCGTCGGGCTGAAGCTCGTTACCTGA
- a CDS encoding peptide chain release factor 3 produces MSDIAITAESPARSPLATEVARRRTFAIISHPDAGKTTLTEKLLLFGGAINLAGQVKAKGERRNTRSDWMKIERERGISVVTSVMTFEFEGLVFNLLDTPGHEDFSEDTYRTLTAVDSAVMVIDAAKGIEARTRKLFEVCRLRDIPIITFINKMDRESRDVFELLDEIEKTLALDTTPMTWPVGRGRDFLGTYDVVNGGVRLLEGGGAKTGAAQQIEIAELAKLNANLDVSAVKDELELVTEASKPFELEAFREGHLTPVYFGSALRNFGVGDLLEGLGKFAPEPRAQESDQRKVEATDPRMSAFVFKIQANMDPNHRDRIAFARLCSGKLSRGMKAKLVRTGKSMPLSSPQFFFAQDRSVADEAFAGDVVGIPNHGTLRIGDTLTEGEDFTFVGVPSFAPEIVRRVRLTDAMKAKKLKEALQQMSEEGVVQVFRPRDGAPALVGVVGALQLDVLKARLEAEYSLPVEFEVSEFQLARWVSSDDRKKLDTFVAANTSSIADDVDGDPVYLAKNEFYLGYTRERAEGIEFANVKDVKKKG; encoded by the coding sequence ATGTCCGACATCGCCATCACAGCCGAGTCGCCGGCCCGTTCCCCGCTTGCCACTGAGGTGGCGCGGCGGCGGACCTTTGCGATCATCTCCCACCCGGACGCCGGCAAGACCACGCTGACCGAGAAGCTCCTGCTGTTCGGCGGCGCCATCAATCTCGCCGGCCAGGTCAAGGCCAAGGGCGAGCGGCGCAACACGCGCTCGGACTGGATGAAGATCGAGCGCGAGCGCGGCATCTCCGTCGTCACCTCGGTCATGACCTTCGAGTTCGAGGGCCTGGTCTTCAACCTCCTGGACACACCCGGCCACGAGGACTTTTCGGAAGACACCTATCGCACGCTGACGGCGGTCGACTCCGCCGTGATGGTGATCGACGCCGCAAAAGGCATCGAGGCGCGCACGCGAAAACTGTTCGAGGTCTGCCGACTGCGCGACATCCCGATCATCACCTTCATCAACAAGATGGACCGTGAGAGCCGCGACGTTTTCGAACTCCTGGACGAGATCGAGAAGACGCTGGCGCTCGACACCACGCCGATGACGTGGCCGGTCGGCCGCGGCCGCGACTTCCTCGGCACCTATGACGTCGTCAATGGCGGCGTGCGCCTGCTCGAAGGCGGTGGCGCCAAGACCGGTGCCGCCCAGCAGATCGAGATCGCCGAGCTGGCCAAGCTCAATGCCAATCTCGATGTGTCGGCGGTGAAGGACGAGCTCGAGCTCGTCACCGAAGCGTCCAAGCCGTTCGAGCTGGAGGCGTTTCGCGAGGGCCATCTGACCCCGGTCTATTTCGGCAGCGCGCTGCGCAATTTCGGCGTCGGCGATCTCCTGGAAGGCCTCGGCAAGTTCGCGCCCGAGCCGCGCGCGCAGGAGAGCGACCAGCGCAAGGTCGAAGCAACCGACCCACGCATGAGCGCCTTCGTGTTCAAGATCCAGGCGAACATGGATCCGAACCATCGCGACCGCATCGCCTTCGCGCGGCTCTGTTCCGGCAAGCTCAGCCGCGGCATGAAGGCCAAGCTGGTGCGCACCGGCAAGAGCATGCCGCTGTCGAGCCCGCAATTCTTCTTCGCGCAGGACCGTTCGGTGGCGGACGAAGCCTTCGCCGGCGACGTCGTCGGCATTCCCAATCACGGCACCTTGCGCATCGGCGACACGCTGACCGAAGGCGAGGATTTCACCTTCGTCGGCGTGCCGAGTTTTGCTCCGGAAATCGTCCGCCGCGTGCGTCTTACCGATGCGATGAAGGCCAAGAAGCTGAAGGAGGCGCTGCAGCAGATGTCCGAAGAGGGCGTCGTGCAGGTGTTCCGCCCGCGCGACGGTGCGCCGGCGCTGGTGGGCGTCGTCGGCGCGCTCCAGCTCGACGTGCTGAAGGCGCGGCTCGAGGCGGAATATTCGCTGCCGGTCGAGTTCGAGGTGAGCGAGTTCCAGCTTGCGCGCTGGGTCTCCTCGGATGACCGCAAGAAACTCGACACGTTTGTCGCCGCGAACACCTCCAGCATTGCCGACGACGTCGACGGCGACCCCGTGTATCTGGCCAAGAATGAGTTCTATCTCGGCTACACCAGGGAGCGCGCCGAGGGCATCGAATTCGCCAACGTCAAGGACGTGAAGAAGAAGGGGTAG
- a CDS encoding NnrU family protein, which produces MGLLVMILGLALFFAAHTFTTKREARAQAIARLGEGTYKILYAVVSLAGLALIVWGFAQYRATGWIDVWYPPKAMKHITVALMLPAVILVVASYIRGRIYATLKHPMLAGIKLWAAAHLLANGDLGSIILFGSFLGWAVYDRISLKHRKDAGGPPIPVGGATNDLIAVAVGVVAYLALAFAFHPVVIGVPVMGA; this is translated from the coding sequence GTGGGCTTGTTGGTGATGATCCTGGGGCTCGCGTTGTTTTTTGCGGCCCACACGTTCACGACGAAACGCGAGGCGCGCGCGCAGGCGATCGCGCGGCTGGGCGAGGGCACCTACAAGATCCTCTACGCAGTGGTCTCGCTGGCCGGCCTTGCGCTGATCGTCTGGGGCTTTGCGCAGTACCGTGCGACCGGCTGGATCGACGTCTGGTATCCGCCGAAGGCGATGAAGCACATCACCGTCGCGCTGATGCTGCCGGCGGTGATCCTGGTGGTGGCGTCCTACATCCGCGGGCGCATCTATGCGACGCTGAAGCACCCGATGCTGGCCGGCATCAAGTTGTGGGCGGCGGCGCATCTTTTGGCCAATGGCGATCTCGGCTCCATCATCCTGTTCGGCTCGTTCCTGGGCTGGGCGGTGTATGACCGGATCTCGTTGAAGCATCGCAAGGATGCCGGCGGCCCGCCGATTCCGGTTGGCGGCGCTACCAACGACCTGATCGCCGTCGCGGTCGGTGTCGTCGCCTATCTGGCGCTCGCCTTTGCCTTCCATCCCGTCGTGATCGGCGTTCCCGTGATGGGAGCTTGA
- a CDS encoding class I adenylate-forming enzyme family protein → MDWSLSQLPPMRLEARFGDRVVSAFCERPASLWAMIAEAADRNPDGEALICGNARLTWRQTVEQSARIAAGLRRLGLQRGDRVALLLGNRIEFPLILFGAAHEGLVTVLLGTRQQKPEIAYVLADCGAKVLIHEAAPADRLPEPRDVPDVVRRIAVDDDAVVSCFSDLSDHAPADAPANVGEEDTAMILYTSGTTGKPKGAMLAHCNIIHSSMVFATCLKLAAADRSIAAVPLGHVTGIVANITTMVRCAGTLIIMPEFKAVDYLKLAARERVTYTVMVPAMYNLCLLQPDFDSYDLSSWRIGGFGGAPMPIATIEKLNEKIPGLKLMNCYGATETTSPSTIMPGELTASHIDSVGLPCPGARIVAVDADGRELPRGEIGELWIGSASVIKGYWNNPKATAESFTGGFWHSGDLGSVDAGGFVRVFDRQKDMINRGGLKIYSAEVESVLAGHPAVVESAIIAKPCPVLGERVHAVVVTREAVAGEALRVWCAERLSDYKVPETMVLTADPLPRNANGKVLKRQLRETLAGS, encoded by the coding sequence ATGGACTGGTCGCTATCTCAGCTCCCCCCGATGCGGCTCGAGGCGCGCTTCGGAGATCGCGTGGTGAGCGCATTTTGCGAGCGGCCGGCAAGCCTTTGGGCGATGATCGCGGAAGCCGCCGACCGCAATCCCGATGGTGAAGCGCTGATTTGCGGCAACGCCAGGCTGACCTGGCGGCAGACCGTCGAGCAGTCGGCGCGGATCGCCGCCGGACTTCGCAGGCTGGGCCTGCAACGCGGCGATCGCGTCGCGCTCCTGCTCGGCAACCGCATCGAATTTCCGTTGATCCTGTTTGGCGCTGCGCATGAAGGCCTCGTGACGGTGCTGCTTGGAACGCGCCAGCAGAAGCCCGAGATCGCCTATGTGCTCGCCGACTGCGGCGCCAAGGTCCTGATCCACGAAGCAGCGCCCGCCGACCGTCTTCCGGAGCCGCGCGATGTCCCCGATGTCGTGCGTCGCATCGCGGTCGACGATGATGCGGTTGTGTCGTGCTTCTCCGATCTCAGCGATCACGCGCCTGCGGATGCGCCGGCTAATGTCGGCGAAGAGGATACCGCGATGATCCTCTACACCTCCGGCACCACCGGCAAGCCGAAGGGGGCGATGCTCGCCCATTGCAACATCATCCATTCCTCGATGGTCTTCGCGACCTGCCTAAAGCTCGCGGCGGCGGATCGTTCGATCGCGGCGGTGCCGCTCGGCCATGTCACCGGCATCGTCGCCAACATCACGACGATGGTGCGCTGCGCCGGTACGCTGATCATCATGCCGGAGTTCAAGGCGGTCGACTATCTCAAGCTCGCCGCGCGCGAGCGCGTCACCTACACGGTGATGGTGCCGGCGATGTACAATCTGTGTCTGCTCCAGCCGGACTTCGACAGCTATGATCTGTCGAGCTGGCGCATCGGCGGCTTCGGCGGCGCGCCGATGCCGATTGCGACCATCGAGAAGCTGAACGAAAAAATTCCCGGCCTGAAGCTGATGAACTGCTATGGCGCGACTGAGACGACGTCGCCGTCGACGATCATGCCGGGCGAGCTTACCGCGAGCCACATCGACAGCGTCGGCTTGCCGTGTCCCGGCGCTCGGATCGTCGCGGTTGATGCGGATGGACGCGAGCTGCCGCGCGGCGAGATCGGCGAGCTCTGGATTGGAAGCGCGTCCGTGATCAAGGGCTACTGGAACAATCCGAAGGCGACCGCCGAGAGCTTTACCGGCGGCTTCTGGCACTCCGGCGATCTCGGCTCGGTCGATGCCGGCGGCTTCGTCCGCGTGTTCGACCGCCAGAAGGACATGATCAACCGCGGCGGCCTGAAGATCTACTCCGCTGAGGTCGAGTCCGTGCTGGCCGGACATCCGGCCGTGGTCGAGAGTGCGATCATCGCAAAACCGTGCCCGGTGCTTGGCGAGCGCGTTCATGCAGTCGTCGTCACGCGTGAGGCTGTTGCGGGCGAAGCGCTGCGCGTCTGGTGCGCCGAGCGACTGTCCGATTACAAGGTGCCGGAGACGATGGTCCTCACCGCCGACCCGCTGCCGCGCAACGCCAATGGCAAGGTGCTCAAGCGGCAGTTGCGGGAGACGCTGGCCGGATCATGA
- a CDS encoding tetratricopeptide repeat protein: MSELFDEVDEEVRRDQLKKLWDKYSIYFIALMVLIVAAVGGWRGYQYLEAKKAAEAGAAFEKAVELSEQNKHAEAEAAFTELAAKAPRGYRTLARLRAAAEAAARDPKAAVKMYDDIAADSSAGTEQQALAKLRAAGLLIDTAAYADIQQRLEASAAAGSTFRHSAREMLALSAWRNSDAAAARKWLDAIAEDGETPQGLRSRAEALQALLPPVAKS, from the coding sequence GTGTCTGAATTATTTGACGAAGTCGACGAGGAAGTACGTCGCGATCAGCTCAAAAAGCTGTGGGACAAGTATTCGATCTACTTCATCGCCCTGATGGTGCTGATCGTGGCCGCCGTCGGCGGCTGGCGCGGTTATCAGTACCTGGAGGCCAAGAAGGCCGCCGAGGCCGGTGCCGCCTTCGAGAAGGCCGTGGAGCTGTCCGAGCAGAACAAGCACGCCGAGGCCGAGGCGGCCTTCACCGAGCTCGCGGCCAAGGCACCCCGGGGCTATCGCACGCTGGCGCGCCTCCGCGCCGCCGCCGAAGCAGCGGCCCGCGACCCCAAGGCTGCCGTGAAAATGTATGACGATATCGCGGCCGACAGCAGCGCTGGCACCGAACAGCAGGCGCTCGCAAAACTCCGCGCCGCTGGGCTTCTGATCGACACGGCGGCCTATGCCGACATCCAGCAGCGGCTGGAGGCATCCGCCGCGGCCGGCTCCACCTTCCGCCATAGCGCGCGTGAAATGCTGGCTTTGTCGGCCTGGCGCAATAGCGACGCGGCCGCCGCGCGCAAATGGCTGGATGCGATTGCCGAGGATGGTGAAACCCCGCAGGGCCTGCGCTCGCGCGCCGAGGCCTTGCAGGCTCTCCTGCCGCCGGTCGCCAAGAGCTGA